The following are encoded together in the Acidobacteriota bacterium genome:
- a CDS encoding hydrogenase maturation protease: MRIRVIGVGNLLLGDEGVGVHAIRTLEQVGVPPRVELIDGGTAGLGLIGYLEDVDKVIFIDAADMGQSPGTFRRFQSDEVRILSAERGLSLHEIGLFNVLGLARQTGIWPPELVIFGVQPATLGHTVELSDVCAAVLPALVAAIQAEFDSI; the protein is encoded by the coding sequence ATGAGGATCCGGGTCATCGGCGTGGGCAATCTGCTGCTCGGCGATGAGGGTGTTGGCGTGCACGCAATCCGGACGTTGGAGCAGGTCGGAGTGCCGCCCCGGGTGGAACTGATCGACGGCGGCACGGCCGGGCTGGGGCTGATCGGATATCTGGAAGACGTCGACAAGGTGATCTTTATAGACGCGGCGGACATGGGGCAGTCACCCGGGACGTTTCGGCGGTTTCAATCCGATGAAGTTCGGATACTGAGCGCGGAGCGGGGACTCTCCTTGCACGAGATTGGTTTGTTCAACGTGCTCGGACTGGCCCGGCAGACGGGCATCTGGCCACCGGAACTTGTCATCTTCGGGGTGCAACCCGCCACATTGGGGCACACCGTGGAGCTCAGTGACGTCTGCGCCGCCGTCCTTCCGGCTCTGGTCGCGGCGATACAGGCGGAATTTGACTCTATCTGA
- a CDS encoding response regulator, which yields MAKILIIDDDFDIVEAMKMTLETRGYEVFTAFAGSEGLNRVKEVSPDLIILDVIMEDDTAGFKVSWALRSADPKSEYAAYQRTPLLMITSIAEKKGMKFDPKTDGDFLPVDEFISKPVSPKQLLEKVQTLLLRR from the coding sequence TTGGCTAAAATTCTGATCATCGATGACGACTTCGACATCGTGGAAGCCATGAAGATGACCCTGGAAACCCGCGGGTACGAAGTCTTCACCGCCTTCGCCGGATCCGAGGGATTGAACCGGGTGAAGGAGGTCTCGCCCGACCTGATCATTCTCGACGTGATCATGGAAGACGACACCGCAGGCTTCAAGGTCTCATGGGCCTTGCGCAGCGCCGACCCCAAGTCGGAATACGCCGCCTATCAGCGCACTCCGCTGCTGATGATCACTTCAATCGCCGAGAAGAAGGGGATGAAATTCGACCCGAAGACGGACGGTGACTTCCTGCCCGTGGATGAATTCATCTCCAAGCCCGTGTCACCCAAACAACTGCTGGAGAAGGTGCAAACTCTGCTCCTCCGGCGATAG
- a CDS encoding PAS domain-containing protein, which translates to MSHPTLTDKLKVYGLLLVGLGFLTAGIFNIRDRISWNDPSDGIAWIERDEGVVVLTVTGEQPLPDVQPGDTLLRINQHEILNMGDYTDVLFLLNPGETAHYFLKDRSTGDVKEIRLTIQPKPVLAMKDFFRIIVAFVYLCVGVLILVKYWRSRGSIHFYLVCLFSFSLYLFSYINRLQPFDYLVYWISVVSTLLLPPLFLHFSMNFPTRKSWLRTHSPVILFIYLPFVFLLGLQIFWFAGRLAWIGLPRTLSARITLDIVHLIYFSLFFLGGLTLLFISRYSSESTELRQQMKWIVIGTTLSLVPFFFFYVLPFLLNLDINPLMQASILCLIFLPISFAYAIVKYRLMDVDILFKRGAAYFIASAAVLGIYFLLIGLSGVILQFFFPESNTFAIAISALVVAFLFAPIRRRVQQEIDRFFYKDEYKYRQSLIEFGHTISTESSMETITSAIIERVNKSLKVETVAIFLRYPQEPEQYDLLAYRGLRRPLPPRQRFTIPDAFLITGVNVPTLPFTIIEEETRPENLALRDEYARLSLFYFQPMAHRNETIGVIALGKGPQETFLSSEDLELLSMIAGYAAIALENSRLYSTLQAKAHELEALKAYNENIVEGINVGVVVVSNDGIITTWNQAMVQLYYLPGRQAIGRRLEEVFAPDLSATIRNAFPADSYTTSDTANFYKLFLENRRGDKRFVNLTVSPFVRETGQVAGTLLVFDDITARVQLETQLLQAEKLSSLGLIAAGVAHEVNTPLTGISSFTQMLIDETGQNHPHHTMLKKIESQCFRASEIVQNLLNFARVQTTEFGSVSLNELLQESVALLEHQFTKKTIAIRMDLAPDLPPVRGNEGQLMQVFVNILLNARDAVPPGGHIDIRSRFGDGFAVIQFEDNGKGIPPEIRQKIYDPFFTTKEVGQGTGLGLSVSYGIIQEHAGRIFVESEPGQGTRFTIKLPAAEPAAKEASSS; encoded by the coding sequence ATGAGCCATCCCACCCTGACCGACAAGCTGAAAGTATACGGGCTGTTGCTGGTGGGTTTGGGCTTTCTGACCGCCGGAATTTTTAACATACGCGACCGGATCAGCTGGAACGACCCGTCCGACGGCATCGCCTGGATCGAGCGCGATGAAGGCGTGGTGGTCCTCACGGTGACCGGCGAGCAGCCCCTGCCGGATGTCCAGCCCGGCGACACCCTGCTGCGCATCAACCAGCACGAAATCCTCAACATGGGCGACTACACCGACGTGCTGTTCCTGCTCAACCCCGGCGAGACGGCCCATTACTTCCTCAAAGACCGGTCCACCGGCGACGTCAAGGAGATCCGCCTGACGATCCAGCCGAAGCCGGTCCTGGCCATGAAGGACTTCTTCCGGATCATCGTTGCCTTCGTCTACCTCTGCGTGGGTGTCCTGATCCTGGTCAAGTACTGGCGCAGCCGCGGCAGCATCCACTTCTACCTGGTGTGCCTGTTCTCGTTCTCGCTGTATCTGTTCAGTTACATCAACCGGCTGCAGCCGTTTGACTATCTGGTGTACTGGATCTCGGTGGTCTCGACCCTGTTGCTGCCGCCCCTGTTCCTGCACTTCAGCATGAACTTCCCCACCCGCAAGAGCTGGCTGCGGACCCATTCCCCGGTGATCCTCTTCATCTATCTCCCGTTTGTGTTCCTGCTGGGCCTGCAGATTTTCTGGTTCGCCGGCCGGCTGGCGTGGATCGGCCTGCCCCGCACCCTGTCGGCCCGGATCACTCTGGACATCGTCCACCTGATCTATTTCAGCCTGTTTTTTCTCGGCGGTCTGACGCTGCTGTTCATCTCGCGCTACAGCTCCGAATCCACCGAGCTGCGTCAGCAGATGAAGTGGATTGTCATCGGCACCACGCTCTCGCTCGTCCCGTTCTTCTTCTTCTACGTCCTCCCCTTCCTGCTGAACCTCGACATCAACCCGCTGATGCAGGCGTCCATCCTGTGCCTCATCTTCCTGCCCATTTCGTTTGCATACGCCATCGTGAAGTACCGGCTGATGGACGTGGACATTCTGTTCAAGCGCGGCGCGGCCTATTTCATCGCCAGCGCCGCCGTCTTGGGCATCTACTTCCTGCTGATCGGTCTCAGTGGCGTGATCCTGCAGTTCTTCTTCCCCGAATCCAACACCTTCGCCATCGCCATCTCGGCGCTCGTGGTGGCCTTCTTGTTCGCGCCCATCCGCCGGCGGGTCCAGCAGGAGATCGACCGTTTCTTCTACAAGGACGAATACAAATACCGTCAGTCCCTCATCGAGTTCGGCCACACCATCAGCACCGAAAGCAGCATGGAGACCATCACCTCCGCGATCATCGAGCGCGTGAACAAGTCGCTGAAGGTGGAGACGGTCGCCATCTTCCTGCGCTACCCGCAGGAGCCCGAGCAATATGACCTGCTGGCCTACCGCGGCCTCCGGCGCCCCCTGCCGCCCCGCCAGCGGTTCACCATTCCCGATGCCTTCCTGATCACCGGGGTGAACGTTCCCACCCTGCCCTTCACCATCATCGAGGAGGAAACCCGCCCGGAGAATCTGGCGCTGCGGGACGAGTACGCCCGGCTGTCCCTGTTCTACTTCCAGCCCATGGCGCACCGCAACGAGACCATCGGCGTCATCGCCCTGGGCAAGGGGCCCCAGGAGACCTTCCTGTCCTCCGAAGACCTGGAGCTCCTGAGCATGATTGCCGGCTACGCCGCCATCGCCCTGGAAAACTCCCGGCTCTACTCCACCCTCCAGGCCAAGGCCCACGAGCTCGAGGCGCTCAAGGCATACAACGAGAACATCGTCGAGGGCATCAACGTCGGGGTCGTGGTCGTGAGCAACGACGGCATCATCACCACCTGGAACCAGGCGATGGTCCAGCTTTACTATCTGCCGGGCCGGCAGGCCATCGGCCGCCGGCTGGAGGAGGTGTTTGCGCCCGACCTGTCGGCCACCATCCGCAACGCCTTTCCCGCGGACTCCTACACCACCAGCGACACGGCCAACTTCTACAAGCTGTTCCTCGAGAACCGCCGCGGCGACAAGCGGTTTGTCAACCTGACCGTGAGCCCGTTCGTCCGGGAAACCGGCCAGGTGGCCGGGACGCTGCTGGTGTTCGACGACATCACCGCCCGCGTCCAGCTTGAGACCCAACTGCTCCAGGCGGAGAAGTTGTCGTCGCTGGGCCTCATCGCCGCCGGCGTAGCTCACGAGGTGAACACGCCGCTCACCGGCATCAGCAGCTTCACCCAGATGCTCATCGACGAGACCGGCCAGAACCACCCCCATCACACCATGCTCAAGAAAATCGAAAGCCAGTGTTTCCGGGCGTCCGAGATCGTCCAGAACCTGCTGAACTTTGCCCGGGTGCAGACCACCGAATTCGGCTCCGTCTCCCTCAACGAGCTGCTGCAGGAGTCGGTGGCCCTCCTGGAGCACCAGTTCACCAAGAAGACCATCGCCATCCGCATGGATCTGGCGCCGGACCTGCCGCCGGTGCGCGGTAATGAGGGCCAGCTCATGCAGGTGTTCGTCAACATCCTGCTCAACGCCCGGGATGCCGTCCCCCCGGGCGGACACATCGACATCCGGAGCCGCTTCGGCGACGGCTTCGCCGTGATCCAGTTCGAGGACAACGGCAAGGGGATCCCGCCGGAGATCCGCCAGAAAATCTACGATCCGTTCTTCACCACCAAGGAGGTGGGCCAAGGGACGGGACTCGGCCTGTCCGTGAGCTACGGCATCATCCAGGAGCACGCGGGCCGTATTTTCGTGGAGAGCGAACCGGGTCAGGGCACCCGGTTCACCATCAAGCTGCCCGCGGCGGAACCCGCCGCGAAGGAGGCGTCCAGCTCATGA
- a CDS encoding HAMP domain-containing histidine kinase, with protein sequence MDIKDLPLKSELPERIRWFVRLRWFAATGTVLLGLAGRWLIPGLNTTPLFYIGLAILLYNLVFRQLRRWLDARLSIHLQIILDWLALTALCHLTGGVDSPFILFFLLHVVLSSILVSRRECFLQGLLAIVMVNGMTLLEMLGIWPLPDFPAIPVLPHYENPSYLLVFLFSFNAIILFIIYLSTFLVQQLRRREANLLELQDTLQRAYTDVVKMDEAKTRFLRVVSHEIRAPLAASQSLLQVVLEGYAGDVSAKAREMIGRADHRMTQLLEFINELLDLARGSQRMPEEDKNDILVYESISRIVKEMEAKMAEKGLRLSIQIEHPNVIFRGDLQDLERIFHNLLGNAIKYTPEGGEIAVIGTLLPDNFFLFKICDTGIGIPPAELPRVFDEFFRATNAKKELKTGTGLGLSIVKKTVEKYGGRVEVTSDLGTGSCFSVYLPVIALDRLT encoded by the coding sequence ATGGATATCAAAGATCTTCCCCTGAAGAGTGAGCTGCCGGAGCGCATCCGCTGGTTCGTCCGACTGCGCTGGTTCGCCGCCACCGGGACTGTACTCCTGGGGTTGGCGGGACGCTGGCTGATCCCGGGACTCAACACGACGCCGCTGTTCTACATCGGCCTGGCCATCCTGCTCTACAACCTGGTTTTCCGCCAGCTGCGCCGGTGGCTGGACGCCCGCCTGAGCATCCACCTGCAGATCATCCTGGACTGGCTGGCCCTGACTGCGCTGTGCCACCTGACGGGGGGGGTGGACAGCCCGTTCATCCTGTTCTTCCTGCTGCACGTTGTGCTGTCATCCATCCTGGTGTCGCGACGAGAGTGCTTTCTACAAGGGCTCCTGGCCATTGTCATGGTCAACGGGATGACGCTCCTGGAGATGCTGGGCATTTGGCCGCTTCCCGACTTCCCGGCCATTCCCGTTCTGCCCCATTACGAAAATCCGTCGTATTTGCTGGTTTTCCTCTTCTCCTTCAACGCGATCATTCTTTTCATCATCTACCTTTCCACCTTCCTCGTCCAGCAACTGCGCCGGCGGGAGGCCAATCTACTGGAACTGCAGGACACCCTGCAACGCGCGTACACCGATGTCGTGAAAATGGATGAGGCCAAGACCCGGTTTTTGCGGGTCGTGAGCCACGAGATCCGCGCCCCCTTGGCAGCCAGTCAAAGCCTGCTCCAGGTGGTGCTGGAAGGATATGCAGGTGATGTCAGCGCTAAAGCCCGGGAGATGATCGGCCGGGCTGACCACCGGATGACGCAGCTCCTCGAATTCATCAACGAGTTGCTCGACCTGGCGCGCGGCAGCCAGCGGATGCCCGAAGAAGACAAAAACGATATTCTGGTCTACGAGTCGATCTCCCGGATCGTAAAAGAGATGGAAGCCAAGATGGCCGAGAAGGGGCTTCGCCTCAGCATCCAGATCGAGCATCCCAACGTGATCTTCCGCGGCGACCTGCAGGATCTGGAGCGCATTTTCCACAACTTGCTCGGAAACGCGATCAAGTACACCCCCGAGGGTGGTGAGATTGCCGTGATCGGCACGCTGCTGCCCGACAACTTCTTTCTCTTCAAGATCTGCGACACGGGCATCGGCATTCCGCCTGCAGAACTCCCGCGGGTGTTCGACGAATTTTTCCGTGCCACCAATGCAAAAAAGGAGCTCAAGACCGGCACCGGCCTCGGCTTGTCCATCGTCAAAAAGACGGTTGAGAAGTACGGCGGCCGCGTAGAAGTAACCAGTGATTTGGGTACAGGCTCCTGTTTCAGCGTTTACCTGCCGGTCATCGCTCTGGATCGGCTCACCTGA
- a CDS encoding TonB-dependent receptor, producing the protein MSCQLAPLWAAPGGSVSILEGIVRNESGTPLVGAVISLFKENWTDKPLFTVKSGRDGAFSLSDVKPGRYIISIVKSGYEPTSYSILAPLQNNPLFVILKNLSSDEQNTGNWDVATVLRSSKDRGLIFRASPNAPEPPPGRRLLTETDKKSTGRSGQVQFTTSQPLNPLGYSVWPNPIGTGFSTRFAYVEPLGGNNSYVVTGLLTTGTDSQYRLKNIVNYHVSDKHKLQLNLSYNKAGEKARAIHDLGGVDANALENDILKTIEPIQNISVGIQDYFKIAEPLTLVYGFDIDYSKSNRKAAHISPRFQVFFNPVEDLSFRFQLNSDRVSHDQTITLPEGDLISLHTPLNIAKINNSAFTNRVDHMEAGLNFFLGDNTNLEVSSFLDEVAGSGYPFVAILKSPGTGVTQFPLVPSDMAESQGFRFNLTHSWTQSISTSVLYIYGSGAELTPAGLQKPAISDLSTQINNRYFNVLAASINARFEKTGTDLTAIYRRADGNPLAPIDAYSDFYDVTDNSLSVFVRQSIPLFETSIGKWEAIVDIRNILNQGVQVYETTSGDLILVRAPRTLRGGISFRF; encoded by the coding sequence GTGTCTTGTCAGTTGGCGCCTCTGTGGGCGGCGCCGGGCGGATCCGTTTCGATTCTGGAAGGCATCGTCCGCAACGAATCCGGCACGCCGCTGGTGGGTGCCGTGATTTCCCTGTTCAAGGAAAACTGGACCGACAAGCCGCTGTTCACGGTCAAGTCCGGCCGTGACGGCGCCTTTTCCCTCAGCGATGTCAAACCGGGCCGGTACATCATCAGCATCGTCAAATCCGGATACGAGCCCACCTCCTACAGCATCCTCGCCCCCCTGCAGAACAACCCCCTGTTCGTCATCCTGAAAAACCTGTCGTCCGACGAGCAGAATACCGGCAATTGGGACGTGGCCACCGTCCTGCGCTCATCGAAGGACCGGGGCCTGATTTTCCGCGCCTCCCCCAACGCTCCGGAGCCGCCGCCCGGCCGGCGGCTGCTCACCGAGACGGACAAGAAATCGACCGGTCGCAGCGGCCAGGTTCAGTTCACCACCTCCCAGCCGCTCAATCCGCTGGGATATTCCGTGTGGCCCAATCCCATCGGCACCGGGTTTTCCACCCGCTTCGCCTACGTGGAGCCGCTGGGCGGCAACAACAGCTACGTCGTCACCGGTCTCCTCACCACCGGGACGGACAGCCAGTACCGCCTCAAGAACATCGTCAACTATCACGTGTCCGATAAGCACAAGCTTCAGCTGAACCTGAGCTACAACAAGGCGGGCGAAAAGGCCCGGGCCATCCATGATCTGGGCGGGGTCGACGCCAACGCGCTGGAAAACGACATTCTGAAAACCATTGAGCCCATCCAGAACATCAGCGTCGGCATCCAGGATTATTTCAAGATCGCCGAACCGCTGACACTGGTCTACGGCTTCGACATCGATTACTCCAAGAGCAACCGGAAAGCCGCCCACATCAGCCCGCGGTTCCAGGTCTTCTTCAATCCCGTTGAGGACCTGTCGTTCCGATTCCAACTCAACAGCGACCGGGTGTCCCACGATCAGACCATCACCCTGCCCGAGGGCGACCTGATCTCGCTTCACACGCCGCTCAACATCGCCAAAATCAACAACAGCGCGTTCACCAACCGGGTGGATCACATGGAAGCGGGGCTCAACTTCTTTCTCGGCGACAACACCAATCTGGAAGTCAGCTCCTTCCTTGACGAAGTCGCCGGTTCCGGCTACCCGTTCGTGGCCATCCTGAAGAGCCCGGGGACCGGCGTCACCCAGTTCCCGCTTGTCCCCTCCGATATGGCCGAATCGCAAGGTTTCCGGTTCAACCTCACCCATTCGTGGACCCAGTCGATCAGCACCTCGGTCCTCTACATCTACGGTTCCGGGGCCGAGCTGACGCCGGCCGGTTTGCAGAAACCCGCCATATCGGATCTGTCGACCCAGATCAACAACCGATATTTCAACGTGCTTGCGGCATCGATCAACGCGCGTTTCGAGAAAACCGGCACCGACCTCACCGCCATCTACCGCCGGGCCGATGGCAACCCGCTGGCGCCCATCGATGCCTATTCCGACTTCTACGACGTGACCGACAACTCCCTCAGTGTGTTTGTCCGCCAATCCATCCCCCTCTTCGAGACATCCATCGGCAAGTGGGAAGCGATCGTCGATATCCGCAACATCCTGAACCAGGGAGTTCAGGTGTACGAGACCACCTCCGGTGATCTGATCCTCGTCCGGGCACCCCGGACACTCCGCGGCGGCATCAGCTTCCGCTTCTGA